AAACTGCTTTGTGAGCAGACTGTAAAGAGCAATGGTGGAAACAGTGAGATCAATGAGGAGGCTCCTAGCAATAGGCATAGGAAATGACTAACTCATTATCTCTTGCATGGTGGGCACTGTGTGACGTGCATGACATGAACTCAATTATCACAACAGTCCCATGGCCCCCACTTGTGAGATAAGGCAAAGGTCACACAAATTCTCAAAGTCAGATTTATAACCTCCACCTAGtaatattattcttttgtttattcaatattttgtttattcaataTTTCATAGAAGGTATCTGAGGAGCTTCACTCTAAAATCAGTAAAACCAGCCTGGAAATGAAGCTTCCTAGCAAACAAGGCAAAGAGGAAGCAGGAGTAAAACTCAGATTTCTTGTTCTCTGAAGTATCAGCACCTCCAGTATAAACATTGTCCACTCTTTAACACATTCAGGGGTGGAAAATAGGAAGGGCTGAACCTTTAGGATCATCATAGTTTGGACTCTTTCAGCCTTGCACTTTTATCCCTTACCACCTTGCACTCATGagagtgtatacacacacacacacacacacacacacacacacacacctatgaaAGCAGGGAAATCCTTTGGGGTTGGTGGAAATTGAGATGTGCTGATTGTGGGCTCCAGAAATGTTTATGAGCCAGTGATATTGCCCCTCAGAAACTTTCCCAAGGTCCACAGTACACATCCATAAGCTATGTGAAGCCAGATTTCCTGCTGCAGAGCCAGAACTCCCACTCTCTATTCAGGGCATCCTCTACCATCAGTCCCTACAGGTGCAACCTCCTCATACAGTAGTCTAGGCAGCAGGTGGCCAAGTGAAAGGGTATGGGAGATTGACAGGTAAGTGGTCCCACTACAGGTTCTGTGTGGTGTGGCACCCTCACCCAAAGATAAGGGAAAAGGCCCCCCACCTGGCTGTTGAGCTCTTAAGATATATCTTATCAAAACCATGAAAGTgttgccaatttttaaattttttttgtagttgtagatggacagaatacctttattttatttgtttatgtggtgctaaggctcgAACCCactacctcacatatgctaggcatgcactctgcctctgagctacagctacagcctGCTATTGCCAATATTTAATAGTTGTTTAGGACCAAAAGGAAGCAGTGAAGTTGGCAGAACAATAGCACAGAAGGAGTCATGTCTCTGGTGACATTGAAGTCAACACATTAGCATTGAACTGCCTTGCCTCCAAGAAAGTAATCCCCTTACCTCCTCTTGAAGTCAAGGACATTTTTAGTGGTGTTGATTCGTGCAGCCAAATCTAATCCTGAACAATATATCAGACTTTTCTGTTCAGCCAACGTGAGTCAGTAAACAGGATACATGGCACTGGTGAGCCAATATGAATAATGGCGAATGAAAGTCAAATTGGGAGTGAATTGGGTCAAGGAGAGAGGCAAAGTGTAATGGAATGAAAGTGAATGAGCAGCAGAGAAGAGTGCATGAGGAGAGATGTGCATGGGCAGAGTAAAGGAATGACCATGCACTAGATTTTGAATTACATTGATATTATGGATGAGACTGAATATGTGATGAAAAAGTGAAACACAATCTAATTAAAGAAAGGTAATAGTGGATGTAGACTGAGTGAATGGGGCAAAGAAAGTTGGTAAATGTGAATAGAATTGATAGAAATGCTAAGGATTAGAGTGTGACTAATGGTTTATGAGACACAATATGATTGGAGAAGTGAATTTAGAGGGAAAGTAGGAGAGAATTGGGGTAATGTGGAactcagagagaagaagaaatggaaaaaacaagAGTGATTAGAGTCCAGTTTGAACAGAGATACTATAAGGGAGAAGGAAAGTGACTAGAGGTGAGTGGGGCAGGCTGAAATTGGATAGGTGTAATGCAGGGTAGTGACCTGGATCCCAGTATGAATCAACAGATGTGAATATACATGAATGGTGGGCAGAATGAGAAGGATTGGAAGTAAAGAGCAGAAGGTAAGTAAATGTGGATATTGTGAGGCAAAAAGAGAGGAGATAAGggccaggttgtggctcagtggtagagtgcttgcctattgcctagcatgtatgaggcactgggttcaatcctcagcaccacataaaaataaataaataaataataaaggtatcgtgtccatctgcaactaaaaaaatttctttaaaaaagaagaggaaataaaagtcACATAGTCCACCCAGGATAAGTAATCAGTGTAACATCAGGCCCAATATGGGCAAAAAAGTGGTGAATTCAAGGCAAAGTATGACTGAATAGGGTTACTGGGGCAGAGAAGGAGTAACTAGACATGAATCAGGAGCAGAAGTGAGAAGAGGGTAATAGGGGTTACATTGGAAATGAATTTAAATGAATGAGGCATTTAGGAAAAATGAAAGTAAGGGGAGCTAATGAAGAGGAAATTGAAAAACAATGGAGATGACTGAGCATAGAGTGAGTTCATATGGGTAACATGAGCTAGTGTTTGGGAATAATACATCACAGAGTTCCAGGAAAGGGGGCCGATGGGGGCAGCATCTTGGAGAATACAGGTAAGGAAAGGGCAGAAAAGGATTGAGTGAGTGGAGGAGATAATGAGGCCGGGAGTCAATGAACAAAGCTGAAGGATGGGGCACCGAAGTGAACAGGAGTCAGTTGGTGCAGTGCCAGGAGTAGAGGTGAAAGTAGGAAATGAGTCTGAGTGAGAGTGAATGGAAGTGAAGAAAGAATGTGATTTGAGAACATTtggacaatgaaaaataaatgggtCAGGGAATTGTGGTAAAAGGAAGCCCAGTGTGAGTGAACATAATTAGATGAGAGTATAAGTGAACTGGGAAATAAAAGATAGACCAAGAGTGAAGGTGAAAAATCAGTTgaatgtgagtatgtgtgtgtaagATATCATTTTTAATATGTGATGTGGGACAGAGTGTGATTATAATTGGAGAAGATTCTAGTAAGTTAAGATGGATCCACACAGTGAATACAGAGAGGTATAGGAAGTGCCAAAGATGAgagttatggtttgaatgtgtcccctccaaaattcaggtgttagaaacttaatccccaaggCAACAGTGTTGGAAAGGAGGTCATTTGAGGAGGTGTTTAGGTCATAAGGGCTTTGccctcatgaatgaattaatgcagCTCTGAAAAGGGCTTTCAGGAACTCTTTCTGGAGACTACAGCAAGAAAACCATCACAAAATATCATTGCCTTGATCTTAGAGTTTCCCAGCTGACAGAattgtgaatttctattctttttaaattctccagtctcaggtattatgttatagcagcacaaacagACTAAGATAATGAGTAAATGGAGGTAATGGGGGCAGACCATATTCTGTAGAGGATGAGAAATCATAGGTGGTAATAGGCACAGCGTGATGAATACCACTGATCAGTCAGCAGACTGGGAAATAGTGGTGAATGGGACtagaatgaatggaaatggaggtaACCAAGTTCTAACACATAGGTGTTGAAAGTAGAGTGGTACAGCATTAAGAAATTTAGGGGAATGTGGGTCCAGTGTGAGGCTTAGTATTCAAGTTAGACTGTCTGTATTTGGTGTGTTGCCAACCTTTCTCTCCCTGCATCTTTCTGACACCACTGGGTTTCTCTGTCTTTTTGTCTCCTTCCGTCTCTgtcagtatctttatttttctttgtgtgtctcTTGGTCTCTAGGAGAATTGGCATTGGGGAAAGTAGTGAGGTGCCCAGACCTCTAGCTTCTATGTTCCAGAATATATCACTTAGACCAGTCAGTGCTCATAGAGCTCAGAGTTCCAGAATGCCCCTAGTTCTGAACACCACAGGGTGAATCTGGAGCAAGGCATCAGCTACAAGGGCTTGCGGGTGTCATAATGTTGGCTTGGGGCACTGTGTTAGTGATCTGGGCCACACTGATCATTGCCAGTGTGGATGCCAAGATTTATGAACGTTGCGAGCTGGCAAAGAAGCTGGAGAAGGCAGGCCTTGATGGCTACAGAGGCTACCAAATTGGAGACTGTGAGACTCTATTTGCCCCAAGTCCCTTCCATACCCCAAGCCATTAACCACACTCAGACCCAGGCTTCTCTTATCATTTTTCACCTCTCTGAGTCAGGGCCTGACCTCTAGATACTTTCTAACTGTGATGAGTGGTTTAACTCAACTCTAATTCATCAACTCAGTCTCTACCATCAACACCATTATTACTGACCATATCATCACCACTGTTATCACCATGAataccatcactaccaccatcactgaTATCTCACCCAGAATCATTAGCATCAACACCCCACCACCAAACCAAGATCATCAGTCTCACAACTAAGATGACAATCATCCCTATTGTCACACCCATCCTAGCCATTCTTATTCCTGGACCCTATGTCTGCCTCCTActtcttatctctctctttctctctctgtcccaggGTTGTGCATGGCACACTACGAGAGCGGCTTTGACACCTCTTTCGTGGATCACAATCCCGATGGCAGTAGTGAATATGGCATTTTCCAGCTGAACTCTGCCTGGTGGTGTGACAACGGTGTCACACCCACCCAGAACCTCTGCCATATGGATTGTCATGGTAAGGCAAAAGTATGAATACAAGATCCCTAGTGCCTGGCCCTACATGCCACACACAAAAAGGCAAGATTATCTAAACTGTAATCTCCTacaaatgtagaaaaattatggggaaaggaagaaagttgCCTGTGTTGTTTGAGACACCATCCTAAATCCTTAACCAGACTGCAATGACATGTTGCCTAGGTCTAGAGAATGCAGAGCCCTTGAATCTGACCCAGAGTGGAGGCTATAGTTTTTTGAGACTCAGGAAACAGACAATTCAGTGTCATGTGAAATAGATGGGGAGACTGTTCTGATTTGGAGTTGAGGTTGTATAGGCCCCAAGGGAAGAAGCAGATGATTGGAAGTAGGAACAAAAACAAACtaccagggctgaggatgtagctccgttggtagagtggttgcctcacatgcacaaggtcctgagttcaatccccagcactgcaaaaaaaaaaaaaaaaaaacaaaaaaaaaaaaactacctatGTGTAGAAATGAGAGAACTTTCCAGATGAGAGTGTTGTGATGGTCAGGACAAAATAGAATAGCAATGAAGTTGTTTGAAGATTGTCCTGAATGATGGATGAAGTTGTCCAAGACAGGCCAAAATGGAGACTAACTTATTTGGAGCCAACCCAAATGAAGGTTTAGATTGTATAAGTCCAGTCAACATAGCAGAAGAGGTCACCAATGACTGGCCAGATTGAAGGTTGAGATGGTCCAGGACTGGCCACCATAGAGCTTGAGGTTGTCTAAGAGTAAATgaataatgaattttttaaaagctgaataaaattAAGGTTAAGGTTGCTCAGTGTGACATCATGGAAATTGCAATAATCCAGGATAACTAAAAGGAAGGTTGAAGTTATTTATAACTAGTCAAAATGGTAATTGAGATTGTTTAGGATGGTCAACATGGCAGTTGAAATCATTAACAACTAGCCAAATGACAGTTAAAAGTCATCCTGGTCCAGCCAACATGGAAGTTGAGATTATCTAGGACAAGGTACTATGGTCGCTGTGGTTGAACAGAACTAGCCAGTATGGAGGTTGGGGTCATTCATAACCAGTCAAAATAGGAATTGGATGTATCTAGGACCTGAAAACATACTGTTTGAAGTCACTAGGAATGACCAACATGACAGTTAATTATCTTCCCAATCAGCTGGTTCAGGTGATGCTAGACCAGCCAGTATTACAGTTGAGAACATTGTTAACTGAATATAATGACAGTTGAAGTCATCCAGATTTGGCCAATGTGGAATTTGAGGGAGTCTGGGATGAGCCAATAATGGTGACTGAGGTTACTCATAACCTGCCAATGTGATACTTAAAGCCAACCAGAGTTAAGGTTGTACAGAACCAGTCAACAGGGCACTTGAGGTAATTTATAACCAGCTAACAAAAGAGTGGAGGTCATCCACAATAAGCCAATGTAGTGGTTGATGTAATTCAGGCCCCAAGGAATCTAGAAACCCTGGGCCCTCCAATATGCTGTCACCCTCTGCCAAGTGCACCAGATCATCATGTTCCTCTCTCACCCCCTAGACCTGCTCAACCGCCATATTCTGGATGACATCTTGTGTGCCAAGCGGGTTGTGAGTGCACCAGGAAGTATGAAGGCCTGGTAAGTTCTTGGGATGGTCTGGACCCTGGACAGCCAGAGATAGGGGTATTGCCTCATCAAGTTATCCACTtcatctttcctccctcccttcatctCCCAGGGATTCTTGGACCCGGCATTGCTCTGGCCATGATTTATCTGAATGGCTCAAGGGGtgtgaaatatatgtaaaagagAACCCAAGGAAACTTGAATCATAACTGGAATTCACAGGGATAGAGATTAtcctttcctgtctttttttttcttttgtggatttAATAAAGATGATATCTACAAGCAGTGCAAAAGCCTTTGCCTGATTCTTCATTTTTCCAATCCCTGAAGGTACCACCTTTCAGTCACTTCCCCCATATCTTCACAACTGTAATCAAGAGACACCAGATGACTTGGGGTAGGAGAAAGGACAGTGTAGTGATTAAGAGCATAGGTGCGCCT
This sequence is a window from Ictidomys tridecemlineatus isolate mIctTri1 chromosome X, mIctTri1.hap1, whole genome shotgun sequence. Protein-coding genes within it:
- the LOC110599505 gene encoding sperm acrosome-associated protein 5, encoding MLAWGTVLVIWATLIIASVDAKIYERCELAKKLEKAGLDGYRGYQIGDWLCMAHYESGFDTSFVDHNPDGSSEYGIFQLNSAWWCDNGVTPTQNLCHMDCHDLLNRHILDDILCAKRVVSAPGSMKAWDSWTRHCSGHDLSEWLKGCEIYVKENPRKLES